A DNA window from Hordeum vulgare subsp. vulgare chromosome 1H, MorexV3_pseudomolecules_assembly, whole genome shotgun sequence contains the following coding sequences:
- the LOC123443679 gene encoding uncharacterized protein LOC123443679 isoform X2 — protein MIDDEANFGDITDAPAEAEAAVKFHPKVRGKLQKKSVPSLSVVPNRTVETSDEKAVALSQDNSSQGLATNQEITSSTVLGSEMIGDVEACGGTLYTPSDDMLTVSSIDRVSRNDDPHDNPSEVDTHQENLVVSDTQASSTHPTSETVDDLADFGELFDTHSEEENVAKSKLKIKVKLSKAASKSRKTGQKKVASTVDVVSQNKEDGNDDLRGCNNEQVQAPRHEEHVQTSDSQPPLGTDDGIVDNFANHNLILEEPVPAETAAKLRPKSQRKPGRASSRAVGTSDDYAAANLKDTNASVDIGSQDGLISPHTDDTQPILGELSAEAAATFLLDLGKKKGKGKSVTFVLPDDYEWIAPTDTNHNDIGSDENLNTLLQQAPQKHCLTEEHSDDQEYTDRESQYHEGEPSDHGVEQQSKLDVGKLELSMKLRSRTEFQKVGVSENIVDDHLDEDFAEPSATEQNNDSGDENTAGGKQKAVRKSRKRDPNKEPLRGSRRTSTKSTLEKSQPTQQKNKSEVSSRGRKRALKDTMMEQPEKKLTHRIRQKRAKEVQTLLQKPDHEIDRMKLSVTHLRLLQEARERIQSKTPSGPSSSNQSSHFGDTDDFDPFGDNYDNDRTENHALENATKLNYHSYMDKKTPAKWTKSDTDLFYQGLQQFGSDFAMIQQLFPDKSRDQVRQKFKSEDKKHPRQVDDAILHRSRDNLYLKQVMKQLNVEDSLKDVNITQKQEVASSEANTGKEVFPETNTYSVENCSTLSDEEMGTHQSEVKEGEDFSGNADDDDLDVFDWY, from the exons ATGATTGATGATGAGGCTAACTTTGGCGACATCACTGATGCCCCCGCAGAAGCGGAAGCTGCTGTAAAGTTTCATCCTAAGGTGCGGGGCAAGCTTCAGAAGAAATCTGTGCCATCACTATCTGTTGTACCCAATCGTACAGTGGAAACAAGTGATGAGAAGGCTGTAGCTTTAAGTCAAGATAATTCCTCTCAAGGACTTGCCACGAATCAAGAAATAACATCTTCGACGGTTCTTGGTAGTGAAATGATTGGTGACGTGGAAGCTTGTGGGGGTACTCTTTACACACCTTCTGATGACATGCTGACAGTTTCTTCTATAGATAGGGTTTCTCGAAATGATGATCCTCATGATAATCCATCTGAAGTAGATACACACCAAGAAAACTTGGTTGTTTCAGATACCCAAGCATCATCCACCCATCCAACTAGCGAGACAGTTGATGATTTAGCTGACTTTGGGGAACTATTTGACACACATTCTGAAGAGGAAAACGTTGCAAAGTCCAAGCTAAAAATTAAGGTGAAACTCAGCAAGGCAGCATCCAAATCCCGAAAGACTGGCCAAAAGAAGGTAGCTTCAACTGTAGATGTGGTTTCACAAAATAAAGAGGATGGTAACGATGATCTCAGAGGATGCAACAATGAGCAGGTACAAGCTCCTAGACATGAAGAACATGTACAGACCTCAGATTCTCAGCCACCCTTGGGAACCGATGATGGTATAGTTGACAATTTTGCTAACCACAACCTCATCCTTGAAGAGCCTGTTCCAGCGGAAACAGCTGCAAAGTTACGCCCTAAATCACAAAGAAAACCTGGCAGGGCTTCATCCAGGGCAGTTGGGACTAGTGATGATTATGCAGCAGCTAATCTAAAG gatacCAATGCTAGTGTTGATATAGGCTCTCAAGATGGGCTGATAAGTCCTCATACTGATGATACTCAACCGATCTTAGGAGAACTCTCTG CTGAAGCTGCTGCTACATTTCTACTTGACCTTGGAAAGAAAAAGGGCAAAGGAAAATCAGTAACATTTGTTCTACCGGATGATTATGAGTGGATCGCTCCAACAGATACCAACCATAATGACATAGGCTCTGATGAAAATTTGAACACCTTGCTTCAGCAAGCACCTCAAAAG CATTGTCTTACTGAAGAACATTCAGACGATCAGGAATATACTGACAGGGAGAGCCAGTACCATGAGGGTGAGCCATCAGATCATGGTGTTGAACAACAATCCAAATTGGATGTTGGAAAACTAGAATTGTCAATGAAGTTAAGAAGCAGGACAGAGTTTCAGAAAGTTGGGGTATCTGAGAATATTGTTGACGATCATCTTGACGAAGATTTTGCTGAACCTTCAGCAACCGAACAAAATAATGATAGTGGCGATGAGAACACTGCTGGAGGAAAGCAGAAGGCAGTGAGAAAGTCAAGGAAGAGAGATCCGAATAAAGAACCTTTGAGGGGTTCCAGGCGCACCTCGACGAAATCCACTTTGGAAAAATCACAGCCGACCCAGCAGAAAAATAAAAGTGAAGTATCGTCACGTGGTCGTAAGAGAGCCTTGAAAGATACAATGATGGAACAGCCTGAGAAGAAGCTTACTCACAGAATTCGTCAAAAAAGAGCAAAAG AAGTGCAAACGTTACTACAAAAACCTGATCATGAGATAGATCGCATGAAGCTAAGTGTGACGCATCTCAGGTTGTTGCAAGAGGCCAGAGAGCGTATTCAG AGTAAAACACCGTCAGGACCATCATCCTCTAATCAAAG CTCCCATTTTGGAGATACTGACGATTTTGATCCTTTTGGAGATAACTATGACAATGACAGAACAGAGAATCATGCGCTAGAAAATGCTACTAAACTGAATTACCATTCTTATATGGACAAAAAAACACCAGCCAAATGGACAAAATCTGACACTGACTTGTTTTACCAG GGTCTTCAACAATTTGGTAGCGATTTTGCGATGATACAGCAACTATTCCCAGATAAGTCCCGTGACCAAGTACGCCAAAAGTTTAAAAGTGAGGACAAAAAGCATCCAAGGCAAGTTGACGATGCTATACTTCATCGCTCAAGAG ATAATCTGTATTTAAAACAAGTAATGAAACAGCTCAACGTTGAAGATTCGCTGAAAGACGTCAACATTACACAAAAACAAGAGGTTGCATCAAGTGAAGCGAACACTGGAAAGGAGGTTTTTCCTGAAACTAACACGTACAGTGTTGAGAATTGTTCAACTTTATCAGATGAAGAGATGGGCACGCACCAATCTGAGGTCAAAGAAGGGGAGGATTTTTCTggaaatgctgatgatgatgaccTGGATGTTTTTGATTGGTACTAG
- the LOC123443679 gene encoding uncharacterized protein LOC123443679 isoform X1, with protein sequence MIDDEANFGDITDAPAEAEAAVKFHPKVRGKLQKKSVPSLSVVPNRTVETSDEKAVALSQDNSSQGLATNQEITSSTVLGSEMIGDVEACGGTLYTPSDDMLTVSSIDRVSRNDDPHDNPSEVDTHQENLVVSDTQASSTHPTSETVDDLADFGELFDTHSEEENVAKSKLKIKVKLSKAASKSRKTGQKKVASTVDVVSQNKEDGNDDLRGCNNEQVQAPRHEEHVQTSDSQPPLGTDDGIVDNFANHNLILEEPVPAETAAKLRPKSQRKPGRASSRAVGTSDDYAAANLKDTNASVDIGSQDGLISPHTDDTQPILGELSAEAAATFLLDLGKKKGKGKSVTFVLPDDYEWIAPTDTNHNDIGSDENLNTLLQQAPQKHCLTEEHSDDQEYTDRESQYHEGEPSDHGVEQQSKLDVGKLELSMKLRSRTEFQKVGVSENIVDDHLDEDFAEPSATEQNNDSGDENTAGGKQKAVRKSRKRDPNKEPLRGSRRTSTKSTLEKSQPTQQKNKSEVSSRGRKRALKDTMMEQPEKKLTHRIRQKRAKEVQTLLQKPDHEIDRMKLSVTHLRLLQEARERIQSKTPSGPSSSNQSSSHFGDTDDFDPFGDNYDNDRTENHALENATKLNYHSYMDKKTPAKWTKSDTDLFYQGLQQFGSDFAMIQQLFPDKSRDQVRQKFKSEDKKHPRQVDDAILHRSRDNLYLKQVMKQLNVEDSLKDVNITQKQEVASSEANTGKEVFPETNTYSVENCSTLSDEEMGTHQSEVKEGEDFSGNADDDDLDVFDWY encoded by the exons ATGATTGATGATGAGGCTAACTTTGGCGACATCACTGATGCCCCCGCAGAAGCGGAAGCTGCTGTAAAGTTTCATCCTAAGGTGCGGGGCAAGCTTCAGAAGAAATCTGTGCCATCACTATCTGTTGTACCCAATCGTACAGTGGAAACAAGTGATGAGAAGGCTGTAGCTTTAAGTCAAGATAATTCCTCTCAAGGACTTGCCACGAATCAAGAAATAACATCTTCGACGGTTCTTGGTAGTGAAATGATTGGTGACGTGGAAGCTTGTGGGGGTACTCTTTACACACCTTCTGATGACATGCTGACAGTTTCTTCTATAGATAGGGTTTCTCGAAATGATGATCCTCATGATAATCCATCTGAAGTAGATACACACCAAGAAAACTTGGTTGTTTCAGATACCCAAGCATCATCCACCCATCCAACTAGCGAGACAGTTGATGATTTAGCTGACTTTGGGGAACTATTTGACACACATTCTGAAGAGGAAAACGTTGCAAAGTCCAAGCTAAAAATTAAGGTGAAACTCAGCAAGGCAGCATCCAAATCCCGAAAGACTGGCCAAAAGAAGGTAGCTTCAACTGTAGATGTGGTTTCACAAAATAAAGAGGATGGTAACGATGATCTCAGAGGATGCAACAATGAGCAGGTACAAGCTCCTAGACATGAAGAACATGTACAGACCTCAGATTCTCAGCCACCCTTGGGAACCGATGATGGTATAGTTGACAATTTTGCTAACCACAACCTCATCCTTGAAGAGCCTGTTCCAGCGGAAACAGCTGCAAAGTTACGCCCTAAATCACAAAGAAAACCTGGCAGGGCTTCATCCAGGGCAGTTGGGACTAGTGATGATTATGCAGCAGCTAATCTAAAG gatacCAATGCTAGTGTTGATATAGGCTCTCAAGATGGGCTGATAAGTCCTCATACTGATGATACTCAACCGATCTTAGGAGAACTCTCTG CTGAAGCTGCTGCTACATTTCTACTTGACCTTGGAAAGAAAAAGGGCAAAGGAAAATCAGTAACATTTGTTCTACCGGATGATTATGAGTGGATCGCTCCAACAGATACCAACCATAATGACATAGGCTCTGATGAAAATTTGAACACCTTGCTTCAGCAAGCACCTCAAAAG CATTGTCTTACTGAAGAACATTCAGACGATCAGGAATATACTGACAGGGAGAGCCAGTACCATGAGGGTGAGCCATCAGATCATGGTGTTGAACAACAATCCAAATTGGATGTTGGAAAACTAGAATTGTCAATGAAGTTAAGAAGCAGGACAGAGTTTCAGAAAGTTGGGGTATCTGAGAATATTGTTGACGATCATCTTGACGAAGATTTTGCTGAACCTTCAGCAACCGAACAAAATAATGATAGTGGCGATGAGAACACTGCTGGAGGAAAGCAGAAGGCAGTGAGAAAGTCAAGGAAGAGAGATCCGAATAAAGAACCTTTGAGGGGTTCCAGGCGCACCTCGACGAAATCCACTTTGGAAAAATCACAGCCGACCCAGCAGAAAAATAAAAGTGAAGTATCGTCACGTGGTCGTAAGAGAGCCTTGAAAGATACAATGATGGAACAGCCTGAGAAGAAGCTTACTCACAGAATTCGTCAAAAAAGAGCAAAAG AAGTGCAAACGTTACTACAAAAACCTGATCATGAGATAGATCGCATGAAGCTAAGTGTGACGCATCTCAGGTTGTTGCAAGAGGCCAGAGAGCGTATTCAG AGTAAAACACCGTCAGGACCATCATCCTCTAATCAAAG CAGCTCCCATTTTGGAGATACTGACGATTTTGATCCTTTTGGAGATAACTATGACAATGACAGAACAGAGAATCATGCGCTAGAAAATGCTACTAAACTGAATTACCATTCTTATATGGACAAAAAAACACCAGCCAAATGGACAAAATCTGACACTGACTTGTTTTACCAG GGTCTTCAACAATTTGGTAGCGATTTTGCGATGATACAGCAACTATTCCCAGATAAGTCCCGTGACCAAGTACGCCAAAAGTTTAAAAGTGAGGACAAAAAGCATCCAAGGCAAGTTGACGATGCTATACTTCATCGCTCAAGAG ATAATCTGTATTTAAAACAAGTAATGAAACAGCTCAACGTTGAAGATTCGCTGAAAGACGTCAACATTACACAAAAACAAGAGGTTGCATCAAGTGAAGCGAACACTGGAAAGGAGGTTTTTCCTGAAACTAACACGTACAGTGTTGAGAATTGTTCAACTTTATCAGATGAAGAGATGGGCACGCACCAATCTGAGGTCAAAGAAGGGGAGGATTTTTCTggaaatgctgatgatgatgaccTGGATGTTTTTGATTGGTACTAG